The following are encoded in a window of Arthrobacter sp. OAP107 genomic DNA:
- a CDS encoding ribose-5-phosphate isomerase — protein MRVHIATDHAGMELSSHLITALSASGYEMVDHGPAAYDAEDDYPAFCINAAAAVVADQAAGVDALGIVLGGSGNGEQISANKVKGVRAALAWNLDTAKLARQHNNANVVAVGGRQHTVEEATELIKAFLAEPFTNAERHERRIGKISTFESTGEVVE, from the coding sequence ATGCGCGTTCATATCGCAACCGACCACGCCGGCATGGAGCTTAGCTCCCACCTCATCACGGCGCTGTCAGCCAGCGGCTACGAGATGGTGGACCACGGGCCCGCCGCCTACGACGCCGAGGATGACTACCCCGCGTTCTGCATCAACGCCGCGGCCGCCGTCGTCGCCGACCAGGCAGCGGGCGTGGACGCCCTGGGGATCGTACTGGGCGGCTCGGGCAACGGGGAGCAGATCTCCGCGAACAAGGTCAAGGGCGTGCGGGCAGCGCTGGCCTGGAACCTGGACACGGCCAAACTGGCCCGCCAGCACAACAACGCCAACGTTGTCGCAGTCGGCGGACGCCAGCACACCGTTGAGGAAGCCACCGAACTGATCAAGGCATTCCTGGCCGAACCGTTCACCAACGCCGAACGCCATGAACGCCGCATCGGCAAGATCTCCACCTTTGAGTCCACCGGCGAGGTTGTCGAATAA
- the rpe gene encoding ribulose-phosphate 3-epimerase, which produces MSVSPLNCCINPSILSADFVNLEAELARISNADAVHVDVMDNHFVPNLTIGLPVVERIQRVSPVPLDAHLMISNADRWAPQFADAGLSSVTFHVEASDAPIKLARELRARGSKAGMALRPATPVEPYLDMLTELDMLLLMTVEPGFGGQAFLDVVLPKIRRARAAVEGAGVNVAIQVDGGITEETIVRAAEAGANVFVAGSAVYGKPSPEDAIESLRAKGQLAFGPAASSTGNVVFQQA; this is translated from the coding sequence ATGTCCGTTTCACCCCTGAATTGCTGCATCAACCCCAGCATCCTCTCGGCCGACTTCGTCAACCTCGAAGCCGAGCTGGCCCGCATCAGCAACGCCGACGCCGTGCACGTGGATGTCATGGACAACCACTTCGTGCCGAACCTGACCATCGGCCTGCCCGTTGTGGAACGGATCCAAAGAGTCAGCCCGGTGCCGCTTGACGCCCACCTCATGATTTCCAATGCCGACCGCTGGGCACCCCAGTTTGCCGACGCCGGCCTGAGCTCGGTGACATTCCATGTCGAGGCGTCCGACGCCCCCATCAAACTCGCCCGCGAACTTCGCGCACGCGGTTCCAAGGCAGGCATGGCACTGCGCCCGGCCACTCCCGTGGAACCGTACCTGGACATGCTCACTGAACTGGACATGCTGTTGCTCATGACGGTCGAGCCGGGCTTCGGCGGCCAGGCATTCCTGGACGTAGTGCTGCCCAAGATCCGCCGCGCCCGTGCCGCGGTCGAGGGTGCCGGGGTGAACGTGGCCATCCAGGTGGATGGCGGCATCACTGAAGAAACCATCGTCCGCGCCGCCGAGGCAGGCGCCAACGTCTTCGTCGCCGGATCGGCCGTGTACGGCAAGCCGTCACCCGAGGACGCCATCGAGTCGCTGCGGGCAAAGGGCCAACTCGCCTTCGGCCCGGCGGCATCAAGCACCGGCAACGTCGTTTTCCAGCAAGCCTAA
- the tal gene encoding transaldolase has product MTNTTPTAQLSEAGLSIWLDDLSRERLDSGSLQKLIDQKNVVGVTTNPSIFQAAITSGTDYDAKIAELAAQGAGVEETIFEITTTDVADACDLFAPIAAATEGVDGRVSIEVDPRLAWNTEGTIAEAKNLFKKVDKDNVLIKIPATLEGLAAITAVLAEGISVNVTLIFSLERYRAVINAFQAGLKQAKDNGHDLSRIHSVASFFVSRVDTEIDKRLDAIGTDAAKALKGKAGVANARLAYQVYEELFSTERWAVLAEAGARPQRPLWASTGVKDPAYPDTLYVTELVAPGIVNTMPEKTLDATFDHGVVAGDTITGTYREANTVLNALENLGISYNNVVALLESEGLDKFVASWNELLADVNSALTTARKAS; this is encoded by the coding sequence ATGACCAACACAACACCCACCGCACAGCTTTCTGAAGCAGGTCTGTCCATCTGGTTGGATGACCTCTCCCGGGAGCGGCTCGACAGCGGCAGCCTGCAGAAGCTCATCGACCAGAAGAATGTCGTCGGCGTGACCACCAACCCGTCCATCTTCCAGGCCGCGATCACCTCCGGCACGGACTACGACGCCAAGATCGCCGAACTTGCCGCGCAGGGCGCCGGCGTCGAGGAGACGATCTTCGAGATCACGACGACGGACGTCGCCGACGCATGCGACCTCTTCGCTCCGATCGCCGCCGCCACCGAGGGCGTGGACGGCCGTGTCTCCATCGAGGTGGACCCCCGCCTCGCCTGGAACACCGAGGGCACGATCGCGGAAGCCAAGAACCTGTTCAAGAAGGTCGACAAGGACAACGTCCTGATCAAGATCCCCGCCACGCTCGAGGGCCTCGCAGCCATCACCGCAGTCCTGGCCGAGGGCATCAGCGTCAACGTGACACTGATCTTCTCGCTGGAGCGCTACCGGGCAGTGATCAACGCCTTCCAGGCCGGGCTGAAGCAGGCCAAGGACAACGGCCACGACCTGTCCAGGATCCACTCCGTCGCGTCGTTCTTCGTTTCCCGCGTGGACACCGAGATCGACAAGCGACTGGACGCGATCGGCACCGACGCGGCCAAGGCCCTCAAGGGCAAGGCCGGCGTCGCGAACGCCCGCCTCGCCTACCAGGTCTACGAAGAGCTCTTCTCCACCGAACGCTGGGCGGTCCTGGCCGAAGCCGGCGCGCGCCCCCAGCGCCCGCTGTGGGCCTCCACCGGCGTGAAGGACCCGGCCTACCCGGACACCCTTTACGTCACCGAGCTCGTCGCCCCCGGAATCGTGAACACCATGCCGGAGAAGACCCTGGACGCCACGTTCGATCACGGCGTGGTTGCCGGCGACACCATCACCGGCACCTACCGGGAAGCGAACACCGTCCTCAACGCCCTCGAGAACCTCGGCATCTCCTACAACAATGTTGTCGCCCTGCTGGAATCTGAAGGCCTGGACAAGTTTGTGGCCAGCTGGAACGAACTCCTGGCTGACGTTAACAGCGCCCTTACTACTGCACGGAAGGCGTCCTAG